A single Myxococcales bacterium DNA region contains:
- the rpmF gene encoding 50S ribosomal protein L32: MAVPQQRQSKSRSRIRRAEVMKRPVPVGIPCAQCGEMKLPHHACAACGYYKGRQVLKVEEKA; this comes from the coding sequence ATGGCAGTCCCTCAACAACGTCAGTCGAAGTCCCGCTCGCGCATTCGTCGGGCAGAGGTCATGAAGCGCCCCGTACCCGTCGGCATTCCTTGCGCGCAGTGCGGTGAGATGAAGCTTCCGCACCACGCCTGTGCTGCCTGCGGATACTACAAGGGCCGCCAGGTCCTCAAGGTCGAGGAAAAAGCATAG
- a CDS encoding DUF177 domain-containing protein, which produces MRYKTNDIPEGGLGVDVPLTEAWLGENCGDLGARLAPGGLRLRGRLEPTGDDFLLRGKLKGALEFTCVKCLEPTRLGVDVDVAVSYVEGPEEDRAKPTPPGDEDEDEGEGDFITFQDGVIDLGPEIRDEIFLAVPYSPKCEPECLGICPMCGVNRDKTPCTCEEQQNLARSPFADLAKLKKS; this is translated from the coding sequence ATGCGGTACAAAACAAACGACATCCCCGAAGGGGGCCTCGGCGTGGATGTACCTCTGACAGAAGCGTGGCTTGGGGAAAACTGTGGTGATCTCGGGGCCCGTTTGGCGCCGGGAGGCCTTCGGCTCAGGGGGCGTCTCGAGCCCACGGGTGACGACTTTCTGCTGCGGGGTAAGCTGAAGGGCGCCCTCGAGTTCACCTGCGTCAAGTGTCTCGAGCCCACACGCCTCGGGGTCGACGTGGACGTGGCGGTGTCCTACGTAGAGGGGCCTGAAGAAGACCGCGCCAAGCCCACGCCCCCCGGGGACGAGGACGAGGACGAAGGCGAGGGCGATTTCATCACCTTCCAGGACGGTGTCATCGACCTTGGCCCGGAGATACGGGACGAGATCTTTCTGGCGGTGCCCTACTCGCCGAAGTGCGAGCCTGAGTGTTTGGGCATCTGCCCGATGTGCGGGGTAAACCGGGACAAGACCCCCTGCACGTGCGAAGAGCAGCAAAACCTGGCACGCTCGCCGTTCGCAGACCTCGCAAAACTGAAAAAGTCCTGA
- a CDS encoding MlaD family protein, protein MRRSLAPLTVGLTVLVASVLSFALFKYVQEHQSKEGYVVYALFNDALGLFEKSRVQTAGIPIGSIVSKGLSGRKARVDIRIDQSIPLYENASVAKKSASLLGEYYLEIDPGTPVDQLTGKPHRTLTTGDQIAIVMEPATFADVTESVQEVIPILKDILKDVRGMTSGSLAEIADGLNQTVKTNSVVLERLLSRADAIAADIQDITSSESDDIKVAIANVREITEGIKSLVGTSEGTVSATGDKLRSSLDRIQTSVETLERSLVNVEKVTSGMAEGKGTVGRLLTDDEIAENIEELTEDAGTFVKGITNLQTIVGLRTEYNYLADTFKQYLSIQLSPRPDKFYLIELVDDPRGFRDETTTFVNSSKEGVESIKTVRISEALRFTFQFGKRWGNVAGRFGIKESTGGVGLDVFFLQDRLFLSFDAFDTRSNVYPRVQARAAIALYERNLYLIAGADDVLNHDRATSGGGAFIDGFLGLQLIFNDQDLKSLLLFGGSAVGSASGGSNR, encoded by the coding sequence GTGAGACGAAGTCTGGCGCCGCTCACGGTGGGGCTGACCGTTTTGGTGGCGAGCGTGCTGAGCTTTGCCCTGTTCAAATACGTTCAGGAGCATCAAAGCAAGGAGGGGTATGTCGTCTACGCCCTCTTCAACGACGCCCTGGGTTTGTTCGAGAAGTCACGCGTGCAAACGGCCGGCATTCCCATCGGCAGCATCGTTTCGAAAGGGCTGAGTGGCCGCAAGGCGCGGGTCGACATCCGCATCGACCAAAGCATTCCGCTTTACGAGAACGCCTCGGTCGCCAAAAAGTCTGCGTCGCTGCTGGGAGAGTACTACCTGGAAATCGATCCGGGCACGCCGGTCGACCAACTCACGGGCAAGCCGCATCGCACCCTGACCACGGGTGATCAGATTGCGATCGTGATGGAGCCGGCCACCTTTGCTGACGTCACCGAGTCCGTCCAGGAGGTCATCCCCATTCTCAAGGACATCCTCAAGGACGTGCGTGGGATGACCTCGGGTAGCCTCGCCGAGATCGCCGATGGGCTCAACCAAACGGTCAAGACCAACTCGGTGGTGCTCGAGCGGCTGCTGTCCCGTGCCGATGCCATCGCGGCCGACATCCAGGACATCACCAGCAGCGAGTCCGACGACATCAAGGTGGCCATCGCGAACGTTCGCGAGATCACCGAGGGCATCAAGAGCCTGGTGGGAACGAGCGAGGGCACGGTCTCAGCGACCGGCGACAAACTGCGCAGCTCGCTCGATCGCATCCAGACAAGCGTGGAGACGCTCGAGCGCTCGCTCGTCAACGTCGAAAAGGTCACCTCGGGGATGGCGGAAGGCAAAGGCACCGTGGGGCGCCTGCTCACGGACGACGAGATCGCGGAGAACATCGAAGAGCTCACGGAGGACGCCGGCACCTTCGTCAAGGGCATCACCAACCTTCAAACGATCGTGGGCCTGCGCACCGAGTACAACTACCTGGCGGACACGTTCAAGCAGTACCTCTCGATCCAGCTGTCACCTCGACCCGACAAGTTCTATCTGATCGAGCTCGTTGATGACCCACGTGGATTCCGCGACGAGACGACCACCTTCGTGAACTCGAGCAAGGAGGGCGTCGAGTCGATCAAGACCGTTCGCATCTCCGAGGCGCTGCGCTTTACCTTTCAATTCGGAAAACGGTGGGGCAACGTGGCCGGCCGCTTCGGCATCAAGGAGTCGACCGGAGGCGTTGGCCTCGACGTCTTCTTCCTTCAAGACCGGCTGTTCTTGTCGTTCGACGCGTTTGATACCCGCTCGAACGTCTATCCGCGCGTGCAAGCCCGTGCCGCCATTGCGTTGTACGAACGCAACCTCTATCTGATCGCGGGCGCGGATGACGTGCTGAATCATGACCGGGCGACGTCCGGCGGAGGAGCCTTCATCGACGGGTTCCTGGGTCTGCAGCTGATCTTCAACGACCAGGACCTCAAGTCCCTGTTGCTCTTCGGTGGCAGTGCCGTGGGCTCGGCGAGCGGGGGCAGCAACCGATAG
- a CDS encoding ATP-binding cassette domain-containing protein has protein sequence MSPGIGASDNPVEQRDERWQIRIRGLNKTFGPQHVLRGLDLDVERGKTNIIIGGSGQGKSVLMKHLMGLLHPDAGHIYVDGEDVVGLDDLALRKFRRKFGMVFQYAALFDSMTVMENIAFPLMERYHLKDAEVEKRVWELLERLALAHIPGIDMKFPAQLSGGQRKRVGLARALIDRPEILLYDEPTTGLDPIATKNVDEMIRQTADEFGVTSVVISHDMASTFRIGDRVSLLYEGVIAVSGTPNEVRQSEHPVLKDFLEMSGVSRAAGPEPERRS, from the coding sequence ATGTCTCCTGGAATAGGCGCCTCAGACAATCCCGTGGAGCAGCGTGACGAGCGCTGGCAGATCCGTATTCGGGGGCTGAACAAGACCTTCGGCCCCCAGCACGTGCTGCGAGGACTGGATTTGGACGTCGAGCGGGGCAAGACCAACATCATCATCGGCGGTTCTGGTCAGGGTAAATCCGTGTTGATGAAGCACCTGATGGGCTTGCTGCACCCCGATGCGGGGCACATCTACGTCGACGGCGAAGACGTGGTGGGGCTCGATGATTTGGCGTTGAGAAAGTTTCGTCGGAAGTTCGGCATGGTGTTCCAGTACGCGGCGCTCTTCGACTCGATGACGGTGATGGAGAACATCGCCTTTCCCCTCATGGAGCGCTACCACCTCAAGGACGCCGAGGTGGAAAAGCGCGTATGGGAATTGCTCGAGCGCCTGGCGCTGGCCCACATCCCGGGAATCGACATGAAGTTTCCCGCCCAGTTGTCCGGCGGACAGCGAAAACGTGTGGGGCTGGCCCGGGCTCTCATCGATAGGCCCGAGATTTTACTTTACGACGAGCCCACGACCGGGCTTGATCCCATCGCAACGAAGAACGTGGACGAAATGATCCGCCAGACTGCAGACGAGTTCGGGGTGACCTCGGTGGTGATCTCGCACGACATGGCGTCCACCTTCCGTATCGGCGATCGCGTCTCCCTGCTATACGAAGGGGTGATCGCCGTGTCCGGCACGCCCAACGAAGTCCGCCAGTCCGAGCACCCCGTGCTCAAGGACTTTTTGGAGATGTCGGGGGTTTCGCGCGCCGCCGGGCCCGAACCAGAGAGGCGCTCGTGA
- a CDS encoding ABC transporter permease, with protein MSDAKGHPKGGQNPGTDRTAASGSDEGVSGLPKAVALVLKPFRVFLTALGAHLLLLVDAAVWLFRRPFRPRLFFDQMEYIGVGSLPIVLLVGFFSGAVSALQAINALSIFDQSRWVGVMVGVSLAEELAPVFAGLMIAARAGSGMATELGSMRITEQIDALTTFAVNPVQYLVTPRLIASTVMVPVLTMAFNLIGLFGAYIVSILVHELDIGQVTGLFTYWVDIRHYVKGLCKAAVFGLALALTACYQGFNVRGGAKEVGLATTRSVVAGSVSILVLDYFLIEILNALWPVASE; from the coding sequence GTGAGCGACGCGAAAGGCCACCCAAAAGGCGGCCAGAACCCGGGCACAGACCGAACGGCCGCGTCTGGGTCCGACGAAGGTGTCTCGGGCCTCCCGAAGGCCGTGGCTTTGGTGCTCAAGCCCTTTCGCGTGTTTCTGACGGCGCTGGGGGCCCACCTTTTGTTGTTGGTCGATGCGGCTGTTTGGCTGTTCCGGCGGCCGTTCCGCCCCCGTTTGTTCTTTGACCAGATGGAGTACATCGGGGTGGGCTCGCTGCCCATCGTTCTTCTGGTCGGCTTTTTTTCGGGCGCCGTCTCGGCCCTCCAGGCCATCAACGCTCTGTCGATTTTCGACCAGTCTCGATGGGTGGGCGTCATGGTCGGCGTTTCGTTGGCGGAGGAACTCGCCCCCGTCTTCGCCGGGCTCATGATCGCCGCCCGCGCGGGCTCCGGCATGGCCACCGAGCTCGGTTCGATGCGCATCACCGAGCAGATCGACGCGCTCACGACCTTTGCCGTCAACCCGGTGCAATACCTCGTCACCCCGCGCCTGATTGCGTCCACCGTCATGGTGCCGGTCTTGACGATGGCCTTCAACCTCATTGGCCTTTTCGGCGCCTACATCGTGTCGATCCTGGTGCACGAGCTTGACATCGGCCAGGTCACGGGACTCTTCACCTACTGGGTGGACATCCGCCACTACGTCAAGGGGCTCTGCAAGGCCGCCGTGTTCGGCTTGGCCCTCGCGCTCACGGCCTGCTACCAGGGCTTCAATGTCAGGGGCGGGGCGAAGGAGGTCGGCTTGGCCACCACCCGGTCCGTCGTGGCGGGTTCGGTGTCCATCTTGGTGCTCGACTATTTCCTCATCGAAATATTGAACGCGCTGTGGCCTGTCGCGAGCGAGTAA